AATTACCTCGAGAAGCTCTTTTTATGAATTTAATGGAACGCTTTTTGTTCACCTTGGGAATAAAGTTCATTACAAAAACCAAAATTCTGATAAAATTTCAACGCTGGTCTTTTCCCAAATGATAAATCAAGTCCATTTTTTTGGAGATGAAATTTGGTATTTAACAAAAGGAGGATTAAATATTGTTCAATTTGGTGAGCAATTTCAATTGAAAAAACATTTATTTCAAAATATTTGCCTGAATAATTTTTTCAAAGACAAGGAAGGAAATTATTGGTTTGCTACGGATACCCAAGGGGTCATCATTGTACCATCCATGGATATTATTAAAATTAATCCACCGGATGACATAACTTCCATTTATTCAATAACCCCCGATTTAGAGCGAAAACATCTTTTCATTGGCCAGAACGAAGGATTAATTAGTATTGTTGACAATAAAACAGGCAAAGTTATTCATAATATTTCTTTACCTGCTACCTCCGGGCGCGTCGCTAAAATTCTACTGAAGGACAAAATATTTTTTGGGACTGACAATGGCTTATTTTATAAAGATAAAATACTTGCAACAAAATATCACAGAGTTGTAAAAAGCATAGCCGTTAAAGATATATTAATAGATGAAGACAATTTTATTTGGATAGCCAATAATTTCAATACAAAAAAAATACCCCTTGACTCTTCAAATTTTGCAGAAAACATTTTTTTTGACGATTATGAAAAAATGGTAGATGAGAGGTGTTATGCGTTATGCAAGTCATTTAATGGTGATATCTGGATAGGAAGCACTCGGGGGCTTTTTATTTACAACGAGGGAAAGACTGCTCCATTCCTTGAAAAAGGAGAACAAATCCCATACAGTGTTTCAGATATTATTCAAACCAAAGATTCCTCAATTTGGGTAGCCACCAGTACCGATGGCCTGATCCGTATTAAAGCTAATTCCGTAAAAAACAAGTATACTTCATCTAATTTCCTTCAGTCCAATACCTGTAACACTTTGTTTGACGACGACCAACATCTTTGGATAGGAACAGCCGCTGGTCTCTTCAGATTGGATATCCAAAAGGAAACTTTTGATTGCATTGATAAATTCGATGGTTTGTCTTCTCAGGATATTCTATCTGTTGCTGTACTAAATGGCATTGTCTGGGTAGGAACGCCAAAAGGGTTATTTTCGTTCCCCAAAAACAGTATAGCAAAAAATACTTCGCCTCCTCCAGTTTACATCACTAATATTTCCATTCATGACAAGAATTCTACCCTACTCGATCATTACGACTTTAAATACAATCAGAATAATCTTCAGATTGATTTTTTAGGCCTTGGATATCGCTCAAGAGGAAATCTGAGCTATGAATACCAAATGCTAGGTATTGACAGTTCGTGGACCAGCACAGAGGCCCGTTTTGCCCGGTTCCCTGGTTTAAATCCAGGAAATTACACCTTTAATGTTATTGCCGTAAATGAAGATGGCACAAAAAGTGCAACCCCTGCATCCATCAAAATCTTTATTGCTCCTCCCTGGTGGGCAACATGGTGGTTCCGAATTTCTGCCATAACAGGCTTGGTCGGCTTTGGATGGTTTTTACTACACTTAAGGTATAAAAACATCAGAAAGCGCGAAATCATGCAACAGCAATTTGATAAAAAAGTCAATGAATTATCTATGCTTGCGCTTCAAACCCAAATGAACCCGCACTTCATCTTTAATTCTCTAAATGCTATTCAGCAGTTTCTGACCACTAATGATAGAGAAAGTGCTATGAACTACCTTTCCAAATTCGCTCGTCTGATCAGAATGGTTTTTGAGCAATCCGGCAAGAAAAAAATATCATTGGAGGAAGAATTAGAGTTTCTTAAAATATACCTCGCCCTTGAAAGTTTACGTTTTAGCCATGAGGTTGAAATTGAACTAAAAATCTCAGACGAAATCGAACAACAGATGGATGATTATTACGTCCTTCCTCTACTCATTCAACCTGTCATTGAAAATGCTTTCAAACATGGTTTGTTTCATAAAAAAGATGAAAAAAAACTATCAATCCTTTTTAAGAAAGCAGGTAATTATTTAAAATGCACCATCATCGACAACGGTGTTGGCAGGACAAAAACAGCAGAAATTAACCAATGGAAATCTGGTAACCACAAGTCTTCCGGTCTTAAAACAACCAGGGAACGGCTTGACATATTTCATCAAAATCACCCGGAATTTAAACACGAACCTTATTTTAAAATTACTGACTTGCACCAGAATGGACAACCTTGTGGCACAAAGGTGGAGGTTGTAATTTAACACTTAAATACTACTGCATAATGAATACATTAAAATCCGTAATCGTTGAAGACGAGATAAGTAGTCAGAATACACTTAAAAATATGCTGAATGACTTCTGCGATGGTATTGAAGTTTCAGGCATAGCCGGGACAGTTGATGAAAGCATTAAGTTGATCCAAAAAGTGAAGCCCGATATTGTATTTCTCGACATTGACCTTCCTGAAAAAAATGGTTTTCAGCTATTGGATTATTTTCCGGATGCATCTTTTGAGATTATTTTCACCACTGCACACAATCAATATGCCATCAAGGCCTTTAAACTCTCTGCCATCGATTATCTTTTAAAACCGATTGATCTTGAGGAACTTCGTCTGGCAATTTCAAAAGTAGCCGATAAAAAAAAGGATATATCCAGCCGGGAAAAATACAGATTGCTCATAGAAAACATGAACAATAAATCTAAAATGCTCAGCCTGCCCTCCAGGACAGGCCTGGTTTTTGTAGAAATAAAAAATATTATACATTGTGAAGCAGATGGGAATTACACCATTTTTCACATGACAACAGGAGAAAAACATATTGTTTCTAAAACATTAGGCATTTATGATCAACTCTTATCCGATTTAAATTTTTATAGAATCAACAGAAAGGATCTGGTTAATCTCAATCATATTTTAGAATTAAGGCGACAGAAAAAAATGACTGTTAAACTAAGTGACAACAGTTTTTTACCAATTACCGATTCCAGAAAAGATGAATTTCTGGACTTATTGGGTGCCGTTTAATAATACCAGCCATCCAAATATTTGACAAATATTTTGGCCAGGTTTCTCGCATCATCAATGCCCCGGTGGTGTTCTCCTGTGAAGTCAAACCCTTCTTTTTCAACGGCAGATTTTAATCCTCTGCTGCGGTGCAGCCCTTTGATTTCCTGGTACTGTTGCTTAACATTGAGATGAGGTGCGGTCCAATCAGAATCAAGATCGTGCAAATTACAATCCTGAATCAACATCTTTTTATCAAAACTTCCCCAGGAACACAAAGTATAATCTTCGTCGAAAATATCGATCCATTCCTGGAAGGCTTCCACTACATCAGGAAATGTTGCGGCCCGGTCCACCCGTTCCTGTTCAATCCCCGTCAATTGCCGGCAAAATAAAGACAAATTTGGACTGAGCACAGGTTTTACGAACTTGCAGAAGCTATCAAGCAATTCACCGTAGCGGTTTACTTTTATGGCGCCGATCTCTATGATTTCCTGTATCTTTCCCGGCGGCCGGCCTTCCCAACAGGTAGCTTCAAGGTCATAAACGATAAATATCATTTGTTTTTCTCTTTACTCATTTCCAATAATAAGTCGATCTTGGTTTCCAAGGCTTCAATTTTATTTTCGAGTTCTGCATTATTGTCCATGGTCATTTCATCTACAAATACAGCATTCGCCAGGGACATCCCGAAAATCCCCCCTGTCAGTACTACCATCACAAAATAAGCCCGAGTCATTCCCATCAAAATTTCATTATCCAATCTTTCTGAAATCAAAAGAGGAATTTCGTTCCATCCTTCAATGGTAAACATTTGAAAGATAGAATAAGCCGACAATATCGGGTTTTCAAAATATTCCGGCACCACCTCTCCATAAAAATGACAGGTAATTACCGCCAACAGTAAATCCAAAATCAATAAGGCCACAAAAACAAAAACAGAGGCTTTCATCGCACGTCCCAAACCTGTGACTACTTTTTGCACGTCCGGGACAAAGCGGATAAAACGCATGATCCTCACCAACCTGAAAATACGAAGTATCATTACAATTGAGGTATCCGGCAATGGGAAAAAAAGCATCAACAAAGAAGGAAGACTCCCAACCACCAGGATAAAATCAAAAATATTCCAGCCATTGGCAAAGTAGTTTTTTCTTCCATACTCTCTTATTTTCACAAGGGCTTCCATGGTAAAAAAAAGGATAAAAAAATGATCCACCCATTCAAGGATCTGGCTCCCTTTGAAAATCGGAAAATACATGGTAAAAATTACGATCGTATTCAATACGATGGCAATTAGCACCTTTCGCTCTTCAAGGAATATTCTTTTAAACATTTCGATATTACTTTGTTGATATTTTCGGCCCTAAAAGGGGATAATTTAACTTAGGCTCAGTAAATATTAAGTATCTTGGATCCGATGAACAAGTATACAGAAAAAATCCAATACTTAAAATCTATTAAGGTCGGATATCGAACGGAGACAAAAATCACCATAATTTTTGAAAAAAGGTGTTATATATTATTGTTTTTTAAATAATTACTTCTTGAAAGAAAATTTCCTTTTTTTTTAATTTTTTTTATTTAAATTCGCCGACAAATCAGAATTAATGAAACTCGGAGTATTAAAAGAACAAAACGACAATCGCGTAGCTCTGGTTCCACAAAGTCTATCAAAATTCAAAGATCTTGGAATTGAAATTTTAATAGAAACAGGAGCCGGAGAAGGTGCAATGCATTCAGACGCTGATTATGCAGAGCACGCTACCGTAACCTCTCGCGGAGAGATCATCCAGCATGCTGACCTTTTACTCAGCATAGATCCGTTAAGCGATGAAGAATTAAAGATGGTGCCGAAAGGCAGAACCATTATTGCTCAATTCGAACCGTTCCTCGACAAAGAGATCACCGGTAAACTGCAGTCCATGGGCCTTAATGGCCTTAGCATGGATATGATCCCCCGGACCTCCCTGGCTCAGGCAATGGACGTACTGTCATCGATGGCTTCGGTCGCCGGTTACAGGGCCGTACTGGAAGCGGCGACCTACCTGCCGAGATTCCTGCCTATGATGATTACTGCCGCAGGAAGTATTAAACCTTCAAGGGTTTTAATACTCGGTGCAGGGGTTGCAGGCCTCCAGGCTATTGCCACGGCAAGAAGACTGGGTGCCATTGTGGAAGCCTCTGACACACGTTTGGCCGCCAAGGAAGAAGTAGAAAGCCTTGGTGCAAAATTTGTTGAAGTAGAAGGTGCCAAAGACGATACCAGCGCGGGCGGTTATGCTGTTCAACAATCAGAGGAATTCCTCCAAAGACAACGCGCAGAAGTGCAGTTGAGAGCGTCCAAAGCCGACATCATTATCACAACGGCCCAGGTTCGGGGTAGAAAAGCACCTATCCTGATTCCAAAGGAGACCATTGGA
This sequence is a window from Lewinellaceae bacterium. Protein-coding genes within it:
- a CDS encoding NAD(P) transhydrogenase subunit alpha, with translation MKLGVLKEQNDNRVALVPQSLSKFKDLGIEILIETGAGEGAMHSDADYAEHATVTSRGEIIQHADLLLSIDPLSDEELKMVPKGRTIIAQFEPFLDKEITGKLQSMGLNGLSMDMIPRTSLAQAMDVLSSMASVAGYRAVLEAATYLPRFLPMMITAAGSIKPSRVLILGAGVAGLQAIATARRLGAIVEASDTRLAAKEEVESLGAKFVEVEGAKDDTSAGGYAVQQSEEFLQRQRAEVQLRASKADIIITTAQVRGRKAPILIPKETIGKMKKGAVIVDLASSTGGNVEGSKDKEVVKINGVTIIGNSSLASKMPEDASFLYSTNVLNFVKILIKDGALHLDKGNEIIRGAWFTEPAEA
- a CDS encoding response regulator transcription factor, which translates into the protein MNTLKSVIVEDEISSQNTLKNMLNDFCDGIEVSGIAGTVDESIKLIQKVKPDIVFLDIDLPEKNGFQLLDYFPDASFEIIFTTAHNQYAIKAFKLSAIDYLLKPIDLEELRLAISKVADKKKDISSREKYRLLIENMNNKSKMLSLPSRTGLVFVEIKNIIHCEADGNYTIFHMTTGEKHIVSKTLGIYDQLLSDLNFYRINRKDLVNLNHILELRRQKKMTVKLSDNSFLPITDSRKDEFLDLLGAV
- a CDS encoding exonuclease domain-containing protein, which encodes MIFIVYDLEATCWEGRPPGKIQEIIEIGAIKVNRYGELLDSFCKFVKPVLSPNLSLFCRQLTGIEQERVDRAATFPDVVEAFQEWIDIFDEDYTLCSWGSFDKKMLIQDCNLHDLDSDWTAPHLNVKQQYQEIKGLHRSRGLKSAVEKEGFDFTGEHHRGIDDARNLAKIFVKYLDGWYY
- a CDS encoding histidine kinase; this translates as MPLKQPIHFFKWYVLAFSLFCGIYSNHIQAQDPVYWQLTDEEGLPSMTVYQMLQDTFGFIWMGTSNGLVRYDGVEFKPYRHAAQKDNEIVTVTKDNFGRIWYSDLSHQLFYIENDSTHYFWGNELRANNVFESYIISKDKLILNLRNKNKPGTTTLGLISLEGNLPKNDIKGIILLPENQGERFTYLKENGIDFVYIYDSAFENNNSFRIDENGISEVNFSDFIQTQNKSLGITSRSSFYEFNGTLFVHLGNKVHYKNQNSDKISTLVFSQMINQVHFFGDEIWYLTKGGLNIVQFGEQFQLKKHLFQNICLNNFFKDKEGNYWFATDTQGVIIVPSMDIIKINPPDDITSIYSITPDLERKHLFIGQNEGLISIVDNKTGKVIHNISLPATSGRVAKILLKDKIFFGTDNGLFYKDKILATKYHRVVKSIAVKDILIDEDNFIWIANNFNTKKIPLDSSNFAENIFFDDYEKMVDERCYALCKSFNGDIWIGSTRGLFIYNEGKTAPFLEKGEQIPYSVSDIIQTKDSSIWVATSTDGLIRIKANSVKNKYTSSNFLQSNTCNTLFDDDQHLWIGTAAGLFRLDIQKETFDCIDKFDGLSSQDILSVAVLNGIVWVGTPKGLFSFPKNSIAKNTSPPPVYITNISIHDKNSTLLDHYDFKYNQNNLQIDFLGLGYRSRGNLSYEYQMLGIDSSWTSTEARFARFPGLNPGNYTFNVIAVNEDGTKSATPASIKIFIAPPWWATWWFRISAITGLVGFGWFLLHLRYKNIRKREIMQQQFDKKVNELSMLALQTQMNPHFIFNSLNAIQQFLTTNDRESAMNYLSKFARLIRMVFEQSGKKKISLEEELEFLKIYLALESLRFSHEVEIELKISDEIEQQMDDYYVLPLLIQPVIENAFKHGLFHKKDEKKLSILFKKAGNYLKCTIIDNGVGRTKTAEINQWKSGNHKSSGLKTTRERLDIFHQNHPEFKHEPYFKITDLHQNGQPCGTKVEVVI
- a CDS encoding ion transporter translates to MFKRIFLEERKVLIAIVLNTIVIFTMYFPIFKGSQILEWVDHFFILFFTMEALVKIREYGRKNYFANGWNIFDFILVVGSLPSLLMLFFPLPDTSIVMILRIFRLVRIMRFIRFVPDVQKVVTGLGRAMKASVFVFVALLILDLLLAVITCHFYGEVVPEYFENPILSAYSIFQMFTIEGWNEIPLLISERLDNEILMGMTRAYFVMVVLTGGIFGMSLANAVFVDEMTMDNNAELENKIEALETKIDLLLEMSKEKNK